From the Streptomyces nodosus genome, the window TCCCGCCGCGGCCCGCGCGGGCGACGGCCCGCCAAGCTCCACGCGGACAAGGGGTACGACTACGACCACCTGCGCCGATGGCTCCGCATGCGCGGTATCCGGCACCGCATCGCCCGCAGAGGCATCGAGTCCTCCACACGACTCGGCCAGCACCGTTGGACGATCGAACGCACCATGTCCTGGCTCGCTGGCTGCCGTCGTCTGCACCGCCGCTACGAGCGCAAAGCGGAGCACTTCCTGGCCTTCACCGCGATCGCCTGCACCCTCATTTGCTACCGCTCTGCTGCCTGAGCGAAGTGATCTCGGGGTGTAGTGGGACATCTCTGTGGACTCGACGATCGCCGGTGCTCTGACCAGGAAGGTAGGCCGGGTTGGTGGTTGGAACGGTTGGATGGGCGGCGACGTGCGCTGCGATGCCTGTGAATGGTCGTGAGGCGGCCACCCCGATGCCGTTCGTGTCCGCCATTGCCACACCGCCAACGGGGCCGCTTCCTGACGCGCTTCGGAAAAGGTTGTGGACTGTTGTCGATCCGACCACGTCCCGTTCGACGTCATGATGTGCGGCGCCTCGCCCCACGATGACGCGACAGGACCTGACGAGGGAACACGTGGATCAGCTGCTGAGAGTCATGAACTTCAATGTCTCGAGTGACGGAATCGGTGCCGGTGTGCACCAGAGTCTCGAGCGGCCGTTCGGCTACGACCATCCGGAGAGGCTGTTCGCCTGGGCCGGCGCCACGGCGAGCTGGCCCATGCGCACGGATCCCGGGGGGAGCCGGGGCCTCG encodes:
- a CDS encoding IS5/IS1182 family transposase; the encoded protein is MLRIVAGCIFRPQRVHLCSQALEPLVRGIPPIRSRRGPRGRRPAKLHADKGYDYDHLRRWLRMRGIRHRIARRGIESSTRLGQHRWTIERTMSWLAGCRRLHRRYERKAEHFLAFTAIACTLICYRSAA